The DNA region TCTTCAAGTGTTTTCTACTTGAGTTGGTAACTAGATCAAGTTCAAAATTGCttaagaaaaatgaaaaataacaaGTTTGTGTATTCTACAATTCACTGACACTTGAAGGAAACTCAAAAATGGAGAATGTGAATTAACAGACCTCTTCTCTTTCTCAAAGAGAGAGAGACAGTTGGGGTGTGGGACATAGTGCCTCAGGAACAGAACAGAACAGTGtactcatatatatatatatatatatatattattgatGTGAGTATTTTTTTAATAGGTACTAATTTGTAAATACTTCTAAGTATTTTTTTTAGGTTTTTGAATTCAATTTTTCTAAGCATTTTGTTAGGCAAAAAATTATATTTGCTAACTTAAATTTTTGAATAATGAATTCAATAAAGTTTACAATAATTTAATTTTAGTGGATAAAAATTACAAGTTAATATTGATATGTGTTTCACATTTTAAAGTTATAAGTTGCTAAATTGAGTGGTGGAAGTTAGATACTTACATTTATGAGTTGGTATCAATGAAGGATAATTACCAAACTTTGATTAATTTCAATTTAATGGAAGTTGCCTAGTTGCTTTTCTCCTTTTTTTGGCAGGTCTTGTTGGCCATCTTGAGAAAATGACTTATTGGTAACACACCAGATATGCCACGTGTCAAGATCTTGACTCTGACACCTCATCGATCATCTCATATGATCTCATTTTATTAATGGTTAATTAACTTGCGCAACACATGATAATGAATTATCATTGAATAAGTAAATAGTATAATAGGGTTTAATTTCTGTTAGTTTATGAAAAAGGCAAAGGATCTAATCAAACCTTATATTTGTTTTTTGTATACGGAAGAGGAATTGGAAGAGGAGTAAATTAAATTTAAAGAAGTGATATGAATAAATGTTATATGATTAATAGGACTATGGTGGTATATAAGTGGAAAAATTGGCACCAAAGTCATTACTTTATAATGGAGAAAAAAGCAGAACTTTATGATCGATTTTATCGGTTAATAAAGTGAAAACTAACGAGAAACGATTTAAGTGGTTAGTACTTTTAGTTGTTCAATTAGATTAGATGTAGAGTATTTGAATTATTATGATGATTGAAACAAAATTGCTTTATTGGAAGTGGATTTATCCATCACTTGGTGGTTATTTTAAGTTTGTGTTTAATTATGcgataaaaaaaattgattttgaataaactatgattcttaaaattgattttaagtaaaattgattttaattaaaataatttattatttgATAAATTTATGTAGAAGCCTGTTTGAATAATTAAATTTTTTAGGAaagatgaggaagaagaagagagagaaaaaagagagaaattggaatataaaatcaaaaatattattatgaagttgttatgaaaactatattttgaattaaatcaAACTTTaatatatatatgagattaattgaaatacattgtcagtgtaaaaaggttttacaccatcagttaattatagacgttggatattaaaagaagtttgacttttattttaaaaatctataaagtaatacaaacgggtgatggtgatgaaccgacggtgtaaaactttttacactgacagtgtatagtaattaatctctctctctctctctctctctctctctctctctctctctctctctctctctctctctctctctctctctctctctctctctctctctctctctctctctctctctctctctctctctctctctctctctctctctctctctctctctctctctctctctctctctctctatatatatatatatataatatatatatatatatatatatatatatatatatatatatatatatatatatatatatatatatatatatatatatatatatatatatatatatatatatatatatatatatatatatatatatatatatatatatatatatatatataaaatcaaAGTCAAGCCTAAAACATACAAAGTTACATTTTGATAGAATAACTATATGTTGTATTCGACTCTTTCGAATACATCTGACTCTACAACTACTTCGACTAGATTACACAATCTGCATAACACAAACTACTTAATGAAATCATGAATTACATCCTCTAACACACTTCTTAATTCATGTTTTCTAGACTTCTCATCCCAATGTTTCTCTTCAGCTCATCAAACCTGACTTTCTTTAGGGCTTGGCGAGTATATGGGCTAGTTGTTATTTTTTCTTGCAATGTTCAAGTTCAAGCTTCCCTTTGTTTACTTGATCCCTCAGAAAATGGTACCTCCTCTCTTTGTGCTTACTTGAACCATGACGCATATGATGATTCATCAGGTTTATATCTGACTTGTTGTCGACAAACAACTTCATTTTCTTATATTACATTAACTTGAGCTCTTCGAGCAGTATCTCTACCCATGCTACTTGGCATGTTGTATAAGATGCATCCACGTACTCAGCTTCGCACGATGACAAAGCAATAATGTTTTGCTTCCTTGAGCTCTGAGAGATTGGAACACATTTGGTCATGAATATGTAGTCTGCAATACTCTTCTTTTCGTTTTGATCTCCACTAAAATATGAATCAGTGTAGCCATATACTTATGTATCTGTGTTGGTCTTCTTTTGCCTTGTCATCAGCACACCATGATCAATTGTACCACTTATGTATCTCAACACTCTCTTAACTGCAGTGAGATGACATTCTTAGGACTTCTCCATGAATTTGCTCAATAACCCGACACTTTGACAAGTATCTGGTCTTATATTGCATAGATACCTCAAGGATCCAGTGATTTGTTTGTATAATATTGTACTTATAAACTCATCATTTGTATCCTTCATCAACTTTGCTCTTGTCTCCAATGGCGTGGCAGCTGCAATACATTTGCTCATCTTGAAACTTTTCAAGATATCTTGAGCATACTTATTTTGGTGTAAGAACACTCTTTCACCTGTGTATTTGAACTTCATCCCTAAGAAATATGACAAATTCCCTAGGTTGGAAATTTCAAATTCCCGCATCAGCTTAGACTTTACTCTTCTTATATCTGCTTCATTTGCACTTGTGATAAACAAACCGTCTACATGCAGTCATAAAATGATTCGACTGACCATGTCTGCATCATTGACATATGTTTCATGTTCATAGACACACTTTGTGAAACCTACTTCGATAAGGAAATTATATATTCTCTTATTCCAAGCCCTAAGATACTTCATGTATATTATATAGAATATCAAGAATTATAATGATGGTGATCATATATAACAATCTATACACATTAATAATCAATTCCTTTGAGGACTAAGATATGTATAAGTTTATGACAAGATAAGAATGTTATGCCGTGTTAATCGGTACACCTTCTGCTCTTGCCCTTTGATTTCAAATCCTAGTGGTTAAGTGACATAGACCTCTTCTTCCAATGGTCCATTCAGAAATACTGACTGTACATCTAATTGATGTATCTTCCACCCTCTGTATACAGGAGTTGACACCATAATCCTTATTGTCTCTAACCTTGCAACAGGTGCGTAGACCTCATCGAAATTAAAACTAGGTTTTTACAGAAAACTTATCACCACTAGTCTTGCCTTATGCTTGGAAATTTCACCGTCTGGCCCTTATTTCACCTTGTAGATccatttcacatcaattggctTCTTGCTAGATCTTTCAACAATTCACATGTATTGTTCTTCTCTATTTCCTTGAGTTCTTCTTTCATGACTGCCAACCCATTTGAATCATTCATAACTTGGCGCAAATTAATTGGTTCTACTTCAGCCATTATCATTTATTCTTCTATGAGATCAGCATCTGCAGCAATTACTTGATCTGGAAATATCTCATATCTAGCTAGCTCTGTCGGCTTAGTTCTCCTTCTAGTCGATCTTCTAACATTCTGCTCAAGTGGTTCTCCCTCTAGAGTCGTGGCTTCATTATGTTGATATTCTTCTTCAAATACAATCGTGATTGTATCCTGCTCAAGTTTAACTGACTTCTAAGTCCAGTTCCACCCTTTGCTTTTGTCTACCAGAACATCTCGATTTATTACTAGTTTACCATCACTTGGTGAATACAGCTTGTAGCCACAAGTCGAATGATAACCTATTAAAATCATTGATTGACTTTGATCATCCAGCTTTCTTCTCAATTGTTCAGGTACATGCCTGAAACATATTGATCCAAAACCTTCAAGTGACCAACACTTGGTTTTGATCTTGTCCAGACTTCATAAGGTGTCTTGTCGACCATCTTCTTGGTTAGACATTTGTTAAGTATGTACATTATTGTCGAAATGGCTTCTCCCCAAAATCTCTTTGGCATTTCTTTAGATTTCAACATACTTATGACCATGTTCAGTATACTTCGATTCTTCGTCTCAGCTATACCATTATGCTGAGGTGTATAGGGTACAATGGCATCATGCTCTATACCTTCTTTATTGAAAAACCTTGCAAATTCTCTAGAGGTATATTCACATCCACCATCAGTTCTCAGTTTCTTTAATTTGATTCACTCTGCTTCTCGGCATGCAATTTAAACATCTTGTACTGTGTGAATACCTCACTCTTCCtttcaattatataaatcaaCACATATCTGGTGAATTCATCTGTGAAAGTTAGGAAATAACAGTTACCTCCATTAGATCTTACTTCAAAAGTTTCACATACATCAGAGTGAACTAACTATAGGTTTTTCTTCGACCTCATGGGCAAGTAATGCTTGAATGCATTCCTATCCTTATTTGCTTTACAACATTACTCACCTGACTTGGTTCCTTCACCTGAGGTAAGCCATACACCATCTTTTTTTGGTTGAgcatacctaaacttcttaagtttAGATGTTCATATATGTGATGCCATAGACAAATCTTGTCTTCTTCTGCAGTCAAAGTAAGACATTTTTGATCAACTGAGTTGATCTCTACTTTGAAGGTCTTGTTGTCTCCCAATGGTGCTTTCAAAATCAATCTTTCATCACCATCACACACCTTCATTTGCTTCTTTTCTAACTTTATATTGTACCCTTTAGCAAGTAATTGACCTATGTTTATCAAGTTATTTATCATCGAAGGTACATACAACATATCAATGATACTGGCCTTTCGACCATCCTTTCTTACTACATATATGTTTCCTTTTCCACCTGATGTGACGTGCCTTCCATTTGCAAACTTTATCCCTCTCTTGAATGATTCATCTAACTTGGTGAACCCAATTTTATTATCAGTTATGTGGTTGTTGCATCCTGAGTCTAGGTACCACATGTTGGTTTGCTCATTGCTCAAATGAGTATTTGCCATTATTAGCACATCATCATAATCACTATCTCCAGAATATGCATATTGTGCCTCATCATTATATTTTGTTCTTGCTTCCTTATTTCTTCCATAGTCTCGAGCACAATGACCAAGTCCTTGACAGTTGTAGCATTGCACCTCCTTTATGTCAACTTTCTTCCCCGAATACTTGTTGTTCATGCCTTTCTTGGTTGCATCAGAGTGATTCTTTGAATTCTTGATTGACTTCTCATCATTAGCAATACTATTTCTCTGTTTCACATTCTCTTTACCATATTTCTTGATGAATCTTGCTTGCAGTGCTTGTTCAGCCACTTTCTCCCTTTTTGAGTTCCTCTACTTCAGTCTCATCTCATGAGCCTCAAATGAAGCTTGAAGTTCTTCCACCTTCATCTCAACAAGGTTTTTGGACTCTTCAATAGACACAACAATATAATCAAAGTTTGTAGTCATAGATCTCAACACTTTCTTAATCTTCTGCACATCAGTGATTGATTCACCACATGCCTTCGTTTGGTTCGTTAACAACACCACACGTGAGAAGAATTCTGAGACTGATTCGTCTTCCTTCATCTGAGTCATCTCGAATTGCTTTATCAGCGTCTGCAACTTCACCCTTTTCAACTTTTCATCTTCGTTGTGCAAGTTCTTTAACTTGTCTCACACTCCTTTTGTTGTTTCTTCTTCAATGATCTTCTCAATCACGTTCGGATCCACGCATTGATGGATTAAGAACAtaacttttccatctttctttcTTTGTTCCTTGTTTGCAGCTTGCTGAACATCATCTGCATTTGCCTCCAACGATGATACACCTTCATTCACGATTTCACTCACATCTTGAAATTTGAATATGACATGCATCTGCACAATCCACCTCTTGTAGTTTTCTCCTTTGAAAATTGGTAGATTCGCTGAAAATTGCGTTGACGTTGTATTACTGTTTACCGTTTCAAATTCTCTCTAAATCGCAACTCGGACTCATTGATACTAATTTGTTGGAACAATTAGGATTTTGAAAAAagatgaggaagaagaaaaagaagagagaaaaaCTAAGAGAAACCGAATTGTAAAAGAGAAAATATTATTGTGAAATTGTTATGAAAATTGTATTTTTGAATTACATCAATATGCCTATTTATAGGCAATCAATGCTCATACCCAAAACATAAAAAGTTACGCTTTGACATAATAGTTATATGTTACACAACCTGTCGAACACAAACAACTTAATGAAACCATGAATTACATCTTCTAACAAAGCGAGTTGAACAATAAATTTCAATATAAAAATTACATTCAAATTTAAAAGTTATAAATTGTACCTTTATGTAGAATCTAAATATTTTCTATTTTAGAATAACCCAAAAACTTCAAAATCAATCTAAAATCAATTTTACATCTCTAGAATTATTTTTGCCTCTTCCAAAAGGTAAACCAATTGCTTATGCGGTGAGGAGAATTGATTATGAGTGAATTGATTTTGTAGAATTTGTTCTGATTAATAGTGAGTTGTATGTAAAGTGATTTATATTTGAATACATTTATGTAAAAATGAGTTGAACAGCGTATTTTAGCATAAAAATCTTGTTTAAACTCAAAAACTACAAATCATAGCTTAAGTAGAATAAAAAAGCAGAATCAATTCTATTTTAGAATAATCAAACCCCTCAAAAACATTCCTTAATCAATTCTTCATCTCTAAAATTGTTTTCGACTCTTCCAAAAACTAAATCAAATATATACTAAgtgtttttcatttttttaccaattattattttttaaaataaatttgtTTAAAAGTGGATTAGTGATAAAACATTTATATTTGAATAGTTAAAATAAATAAACCCAACAACAAAATTTAAGTATAAAAATTAATTGTACAATTAAAAACTACAACTTATAACTTTAACCCAGATATACATACATTTTTGTATGAATATTAAATTATGTTGGctgaattaaaaaaaaaacgtGTCTTTTGAATTTTTTGCATGTGGCCTAATTGGTTGGAAATTATTAAAAGTTTGAATAGATATTTTTTTTCAAAGATTGTGCTTTAGAACAAAGTAAATCCATGTATGATGATAAGTCAAACAATAGCAACGTATCGGTTCATAATGCACCATCCAGCAGTAACCTTTTCAGGTTAATTATTGCCTAACTATTAACCCTTGGATTTTATGACACCTGCAATTGTACCCATAAATGTGTACTACTTGCTTAACTTGATGATTATACCAGCCAACAAATTGGTTATTATTTATGACTTTGGGtcagttttttttttaatttttaaaaatatatttttatatattttaaaaaataattcatatgaattttttaaaattgtataaaaatttaaatatatttttttataagtTAAAAGACTAACAACAATAGCATAAATATAAGATTAAAATATAATCAAAAttatataatttaaaaaatatatattttgaaaattatttttattaaaagtTATTTAAAGTAGTTTCAAATATAGgtttttttataattttaatatctaaaaaattataataaaataataaaataacttaaataatattttataaaaactattttaaaatattttctatttaattctttaaaaaaaattataacactATAAAAATTAACACAAGCCGACTATTTTTTTCATTATAAAATAGATTGGAAGAAGATATTAATTGACTTTTCTAGATTTGGAATATATGCATAGGACTTTGGAGTAGCTGAGTTGATTTTTTTTGCCGGATCTCAAAAATCAAGTATTTGGGGGTGTTAAGAAGAGGTTAATTGGTGATTATTTATGACTTTGTCactttttgaaaaacaatcataAATGATTGTTGTAAAATGTTTACAATGTTCATTAGTCAAATTAATTGGATTTTGctataaaaaaaaattcattgGATTTTAAATAGATTATTAAATCATTTCAGTGTTTGTATaccttttttttttggtaaaaagtGTATGTATATGTTAAGCATCTAAATTTTAGCCTTTTAATTGTTTTAAATCTTCATTAATGTTGATTTTGATTGTTATAATAAACACTTTAGTACTggaaaaaaatataataataaacactttagtactgaaaaaaaatataataataaacaGTTAAGTATATAAAGTTACTTATTTTCATGTAGGTGTATTCAGGAGTTTGATAATATGCATTTTTTTACTATGTCTATAGTTTGATTTTTTCAACATATCTTAATGTTGTTTCATATTACTTTTACTGTGTTATGTTGGTTTTATATTGGGTATTTCAGATACTGATCAATCAATGACGACTGTAGAgaaaaaaaaaagacaaaaatGACATAAAAATGCGATTATTAGACTATCATGATGGGTAAGCCAGGAGTGACGGCCGTCATGACTCAATAAGAGCACATTATCATGCCCTAAAAGGAAAGGAGAAGAAAGCATATGGTTGAAGTCCATGATGGGAAGACCATCAACCATGTTAACGCCCATCATGGGACATGGACTCAAAGACTCATATTTCAAAGCGTCGTGATGGGATGACCGTCATGCATCATGGAGCCCGTCATGACATTCAGTTCCAAAAAAATCTCTCACGTTTCAACATTCTGTTGCAGTTTTTCACACACTTTCTCCCACGATCCTGCACGATTTGTAGTGGTTTTGGAGTGCGAAAACAACTATAAATGGGGACTGTAACATCTGAGAAATGATCCAAGCTTACTTGATCAATAAATTCACTTGTTTTAAAGCATAAAAATCGTCCATTAGAATTGTATGCAAGTTTTATTTTATGCATTCTTAGAGTAAAATTCTACACTGTCAGAGTTATTTTGTCGTTGCCTTTACATTCCTCATTTCTATACACAGAGCAAATCCATTTGAAGCAATTTATTTATCAAGATTCAGTTTTTACTTCATTTCATGTTTCTTTTCTTTATCGTTTTAATTATGAGATCATTATATGCATATTGTTTGTATTTATCACTATTACAAATAAGGGATTAATTattatgcactgtcagtgtaaaaaattttacactatcaattcatcaccatcacccgtttgcattactttatagatttttaaaataaaagtcaaacttgtttcaatatccaacgtctattattaactgacggtgtaaaatccttttacattgtcagtgtatttcaattaaactctaCAAATAATCTATTTTATGACAAAGTCTTCACCTCGACCAACAAAAAATCTAGGTATATATCATGGAAGCGCcatgtttattttattttatttaaaaaaaaatacaacCTATACCTCCGGTTTTACCCAAAACCGAAGGAATATAACCACTAGGGACCTCGCTTCGAATCCCAGAAACGACATTTTATGTTTTTCTTCCAATTGATTTAGGGTCATTATTTCTCACTTGACATCTTTCCCTTtccttttttcctttttatttttaatttgtaTTATCCATCGGTTACATGGCCTAATTGAGGGGTAATATATTTTTCATTATTTCAAAtgtcttttttattttttatattttatattatttttaattattaattaactTACTCCCTCGGTTTTGCCTAAAATCGACGTGATAGTTCTTTTACATAAATTCCCAGAATATGccatttttctattttttttatttaattaatctACTCCCTCGGTTTTGCCTAAAAATCGACGTGTATGTTCTTTTATATGAATACTTCATAGAACTAGACTCAAACTTTTCATTTACCTATCAACACTCCCCATttttttcatcatcattctcttaACAAAAACCTATGTGATTTTTATCAAAACTCAGATTCCAACATCAACCCAAACATCAACTCGTTGAAGTTTCATCATGACGCTTGAGGTACGTAACTCACACTGAGATGTTGTTTATTAGTGAAATGGTGTTAGTTTTAGTAAATGTTCATAAAAATGGTAATACCACTGAAATGGTTCTTACAAAATAGAAATGGTGTTACGTACTAATTAGAAATAGTGTTACCTAAAATGGTATTACCCATTGATGATTCATCATGACTTGTTATTTTATTTAGTATGAACAAAGGACTCTCATTTGTAGTTAGTATGCTTATATGGTCTAAATCATGTTGGATGAAGTATTGTAAGATGTGGCTTTGAAGTTTATGTTAGTGTCTCTATTATATTTTCCTATTTTTGCACCCCATGAAATGTAATTTGAGTATAGTACAATTAATATGCATTAGGTGCCTTATCAGAGATGTGGTGATTTGAGTCATATAGTTCTTATTTTACATAGGCATGAGAGATTTGACAAACACCTCTCATACAATCTCTGCTACAACCTCTATTAATACTAAAAGTGAAAAACTAGAGGTGTCACGATGTTGACGAAGGGGACAAAAGCCCGCGAAAGCGGTGTTTGTTTCCCGATTAATTTTAATCTAATAACTGGTAAGGCTTATGGTGAAAATGATTATGGTTTTAGGGGTTATGTGGCATTACTAGGTAGAAGAATAATCAATATTTTGGTAGAGAATTGACACGATGTTGACGATGATTGGAAAGATAAGTTATGGACCACTATTATGatatttattataaattttatGATTTGTTTTACAAGTATAGATgttaaattattatttttttggttTAATACTGATATCATATCTATTATGTAAATGTAGGTTGTGTTT from Lathyrus oleraceus cultivar Zhongwan6 chromosome 1, CAAS_Psat_ZW6_1.0, whole genome shotgun sequence includes:
- the LOC127106965 gene encoding uncharacterized protein LOC127106965, which translates into the protein MNNKYSGKKVDIKEVQCYNCQGLGHCARDYGRNKEARTKYNDEAQYAYSGDSDYDDVLIMANTHLSNEQTNMWYLDSGCNNHITDNKIGFTKLDESFKRGIKFANGRHVTSGGKGNIYVVRKDGRKASIIDMLYVPSMINNLINIGQLLAKGYNIKLEKKQMKVCDGDERLILKAPLGDNKTFKVEINSVDQKCLTLTAEEDKICLWHHIYEHLNLRSLGMLNQKKMVYGLPQVKEPSQMNSPDMC